A section of the Hypomesus transpacificus isolate Combined female chromosome 1, fHypTra1, whole genome shotgun sequence genome encodes:
- the efemp2a gene encoding EGF-containing fibulin-like extracellular matrix protein 2a has translation VNECDMGAPCQQRCYNTYGTFLCRCDQGYELGPDGFVCNDIDECSYSSYLCQFQCVNEPGKFSCVCPEGYQLLGTRLCQDINECEMGVNQCTDTQTCVNIHGAYQCVDTNRCQDPYVQVSDNRCVCPVTKPACRDMPFSIVHRFMSITSERSVPSDIFQIQATSVYPGAYNTFRIRSGDDNGDFYIRQINNISAMLVLAHAVTGPREYTLDLEMVSVNPLLSYQTSSALRLSIYVGPHAF, from the exons GTAAACGAATGTGACATGGGCGCCCCCTGCCAGCAGAGGTGTTACAACACTTATGGCACCTTCCTCTGTCGTTGTGACCAGGGTTATGAGCTGGGGCCTGATGGCTTTGTCTGCAACG ACATAGATGAGTGCAGCTACTCCAGCTACCTCTGCCAGTTCCAGTGTGTAAACGAGCCAGGGAAGTTCTCCTGTGTGTGCCCAGAAGGATACCAGCTGCTGGGCACTCGGCTGTGCCAGG ACATAAATGAGTGTGAGATGGGTGTAAACCAATGTACGGACACACAGACCTGTGTAAACATCCACGGAGCTTATCAGTGTGTGGACACAAACCGCTGCCAGGACCCGTACGTGCAAGTGTCTGACaa ccgctgtgtgtgtcctgtgaccAAGCCTGCCTGCCGAGACATGCCCTTCTCCATCGTCCACCGCTTCATGAGCATCACCTCGGAGCGCTCCGTCCCCTCTGACATCTTCCAGATCCAGGCCACCAGTGTGTACCCCGGGGCCTACAACACCTTCCGCATCCGCTCGGGGGACGACAATGGGGACTTCTACATAAGG CAAATCAACAACATCAGCGCCATGCTGGTTCTGGCTCATGCTGTGACTGGACCCAGAGAGTACACACTGGACCTGGAGATGGTGTCGGTTAATCCCCTGCTCAGCTACCAGACCAGCTCCGCCCTGCGGCTCTCCATCTATGTAGGCCCTCACGCCTTCTAG
- the npas4a gene encoding neuronal PAS domain-containing protein 4A, translated as MYRSTKGASKARRDQINAEIRNLKDLLPISDADKARLSYLHIMSLACMYTRKSVFFSQESGTAGSLEESARFLSFHELSELVQELPGFLLLLSGEGKLLYLSDGVSEHLGHSMVDLVAQGDSVYDIIDQTDHFTMRTNLATPTSPETDRLFRCRFNTSKSVRRQSAGNKLVLIRARCLSSPPSAAASGSYWTSNPVWVCFCSPLEPLPARPSAGGERDPSSSPPPVESNFLLACFQSAHGRDMRLQSAHDSVSTYLGFDVPALRSRSWYSLVHPQDLSHASAQHCSLLREGGEGRAEMVVRVEAEDHSWVWLYMVLQLEEGDCPISSNNFVISEAEAWSVRQQLSSEQTQLTLVLSTSTGQDSLGLQSPDTLSSPDQVFTPSSSGLSAQSFDFSTAGCSVGSSDEPGGTSVEPMQLERDPRSSISSLEEDTFFQQQQQKSSDPAESPSVASSPTPVTVATVADLDFLTQNILLPPSFQLEPPLPVLPLPLPPLPSSQVQQSKEFVCTPPYTPQLGSGSSFLFGEPLFSFDPTGTTTPPPSTTTATSTTSIAPSVSPSAPPTTASSPVPPSSLSTLLPLALPIPSTDLLFPVEPCSGSLYEKLPPTPDSPGDGDCTVMTLPEVRGPLYVDVPLGPLQYPPDGLLTPEASPGKQPCLSFFYLEREREKERAEISLLAQHISSLAEGFYLDPLLSKLSPPSMSPSSSPPSPTTDSSGVESVHMLGEFYPIKAWRGLDFPIFPDDDDSLFEESILETLLEDFTSSPPLSPSLTPPSPSSTPLASPSLPVCWHPPSNFEGFSHFCSVQSAHSNSRAGRGAAVVGEAGGMVAEGEGLVEEAMEIEVVVSSPLSSCSSIPESPPLILTASPYSSPAPTTPVTPPAPAVSYAQSLLEELAVLEPMFGAGASIAPGLGQQPELYQLQCHPSPQCFHNDGSGSVPPF; from the exons ATGTATCGATCAACTAAGGGAGCGTCCAAGGCTCGAAGGGACCAAATCAACGCAGAGATTCGGAACCTGAAGGACTTGCTGCCTATCTCAGATGCGGACAAAGCAAGACTGTCATACCTTCACATCATGTCGCTTGCCTGCATGTACACCAGAAAATCTGTCTTTTTCTCACAAG AATCGGGAACTGCTGGCAGTCTCGAAGAAAGCGCGAGGTTTCTGTCTTTCCATGAGCTGTCGGAGTTGGTGCAGGAGCTGCCGGGCTTCCTGCTCCTGTTAAGCGGGGAAGGGAAGCTCCTGTACCTGTCGGACGGCGTCTCCGAGCACCTCGGTCACTCGATG GTGGATCTGGTTGCCCAAGGTGACAGTGTGTATGATATCATTGATCAGACGGACCACTTCACCATGAGGACCAACCTTGCAACTCCCACTTCACCTGAGACAG ATCGTCTGTTCCGTTGTCGTTTCAACACCTCCAAGTCTGTGCGCAGGCAGAGCGCTGGGAACAAGCTGGTTCTGATCCGGGCCCGCTGcctgtcttctcctccctccgctGCCGCCTCCGGCTCCTACTGGACCTCCAACCCTGTCTGGGTGTGCTTCTGTTCCCCTCTGGAGCCCCTTCCAGCCCGGCCCAgcgctgggggagagagggaccccTCTTCCAGCCCTCCCCCTGTTGAGAGCAACTTCCTTCTAGCCTGCTTCCAGTCCGCACACGGTCGCGACATGAGGCTGCAGAGCGCACACGACAG TGTGAGTACGTACCTGGGCTTTGATGTGCCTGCCCTGCGCTCACGCTCCTGGTACAGCCTGGTCCACCCTCAGGACCTGTCCCACGCCTCGGCCCAGCACTGCAGTCTGT tgagagagggaggcgagGGCAGGGCTGAGATGGTGGTGCGCGTGGAGGCGGAGGACCACTCCTGGGTCTGGCTCTACATGGTGCTCCAGCTGGAGGAAGGAGACTGCCCCATCAGCAGCAACAACTTTGTCATCAG cgAAGCGGAGGCGTGGTCTGTGCGGCAGCAGCTGAGCTCTGAGCAGACCCAGCTGACCCTGGTTCTGAGCACCAGCACCGGACAGGACAGCCTGGGCCTGCAGTCCCCCGACACCCTCTCCAGCCCAGACCAGGTGTTCACCCCCAGCAGCAGCGGCCTGTCCGCCCAGTCCTTTGACTTCAGCACAGCTGGCTGCAGTGTGGGCTCATCCGACGAGCCAGGGGGCACCAGCGTGGAGCCCATGCAGCTGGAGCGCGATCCCCGCTCCAGCATTTCCTCCCTGGAGGAGGACACCTtcttccagcagcagcagcagaagagtTCTGACCCCGCTGAAAGCCCCTCGGTCGCCTCGTCTCCTACCCCGGTTACTGTTGCCACTGTGGCAGATTTGGACTTCCTTACCCAGAACATTCTTCTGCCCCCTTCGTTCCAACTCGAACCCCCACTGCCTGTACTgccccttcccctcccaccactgccctcctcccAAGTCCAGCAGTCCAAAGAGTTTGTGTGCACGCCCCCCTACACGCCCCAGCTGGGGTCGGGCTCCAGCTTCCTGTTTGGCGAGCCTCTCTTCAGCTTTGACCCCACTGGCACCACCACTCCCCCGCCTTCCACGACCACAGCCACCTCCACCACGTCCATTGCCCCCTCCGTCTCCCCTTCAGCCCCTCCCACCACCGCCTCCAGCCCTGTTCCCCCTAGCAGCTtatccaccctgctgcccctggCCCTGCCTATCCCCTCCACCGATCTGCTCTTCCCTGTAGAGCCCTGCAGTGGCTCCCTTTATGAGAAGTTGCCCCCTACCCCTGATAGCCCTGGAGATGGGGACTGCACAGTGATGACCCTGCCTGAGGTCCGGGGGCCCCTGTATGTAGACGTACCCCTAGGGCCCCTCCAATACCCCCCCGATGGCCTCCTCACCCCCGAGGCTTCCCCCGGTAaacagccctgcctctccttcttctacctggagagagagagggagaaagagagggccgAGATCTCTCTCCTAGCTCAGCACATCAGCTCCCTAGCAGAGGGATTCTACCTGGACCCTCTCTTATCCAAGCTGTCTCcaccctccatgtctccctcctcctcccctccctcccccaccacagACTCCTCTGGCGTTGAGTCAGTTCACATGCTAGGGGAGTTTTACCCCATCAAAGCATGGAGAGGCCTGGACTTCCCGATATTCCCTGATGACGATGACTCTCTGTTTGAAGAGAGCATCTTAGAAACCCTTCTTGAGgacttcacctcctctccacccctctcccccagcctcacccccccctctccctcctctacccctttggcctctccctccctccctgtgtgcTGGCACCCACCCTCCAACTTTGAGGGATTCAGCCACTTCTGTAGCGTCCAATCGGCGCACTCTAATTCCAGGGCCGGGCGCGGGGCGGCCGTGGTTGGCGAGGCAGGCGGGATggtggcagagggggaggggctggtagAGGAGGCCATGGAGATTGAGGTGGTGGTGTCATCACCcctgtcctcctgctcctctatccCAGAATCCCCTCCCCTGATCCTCACCGCCTCCCCCTACTCCTCACCTGCCCCCACCACACCCGTCACCCCGCCCGCGCCCGCGGTGTCTTACGCCCAGTCCCTCCTGGAGGAACTGGCCGTCCTGGAACCCATGTTTGGGGCAGGTGCCTCGATCGCCCCCGGCCTGGGGCAACAACCTGAGTTGTATCAACTCCAGTGTCATCCGTCGCCACAGTGCTTCCACAATG ATGGGAGTGGAAGTGTTCCTCCGTTCTAA